In the Anguilla anguilla isolate fAngAng1 chromosome 7, fAngAng1.pri, whole genome shotgun sequence genome, one interval contains:
- the arntl2 gene encoding aryl hydrocarbon receptor nuclear translocator-like protein 2 isoform X1: MSAGDAAPGGGDGAEGDRTGEVLGEDSSSLSVSLSGLMSPSPRGPPAPANEQHRKRKGSTDNQEAVDDVNMDDEQDRSDGDEQLAKMKCFREPHSQIEKRRRDKMNNLIDELSAMIPTCHSMSRKLDKLTVLRMAVQHLKSLRGASSSFSEANYKPSFLPDDELRHLILRAADGFLFVVGCDRGKILFVSESVSKILNYNRTDLIGQSLFDYVHPKDIGKVKEQLSSSELYPRERLIDAKTGLQVQAELPVGSARLCSGARRSFFCRMKYNRVVVKLEDKEPQPSTSKRKELQRYCAVHCTGYLRSWPASQQGAEEGEGDAEPEKEGFHFSCLVAIGRVHPLTAPPLTAPPLTTPQPNGEVQVKPTEFVTRYAMDGKFTFVDQRATTVLGFLPQELLGTSCYEYFHQDDLPHLAERHRKVLRSKEKIETNHYKFKTKYGSFVTLQSQWFSFINPWTKEVEYIVSTNTVISRTAASGDKLEQPGEAKASEEDAKKAFSIIPGIPSSCGTMIYAGSIGTQIANEMLDFNRLNSSPSSGTVSPFSLAQDKSPLTLALTSNTANVLNGDVTDPEHAGKSGSEGEGPLASCSSSDVMMAGASAHLDLDTVVGPGLGSLSNDEAAMAVIMSLLETDTNLGEAVDFDEMHWGRSAVSGPLARG; encoded by the exons gggagGTGCTGGGTGAAGACAGCtccagcctctctgtctctctctctggcctgatgagcccctcccccagaggcCCCCCCGCGCCCGCCAATGAGCAGCACAGGAAGCGCAAGGGCAGCACGGACAACCA GGAAGCTGTGGATGATGTAAACATGGATGATGAGCAGGACAG ATCTGATGGAGATGAACAGCTagctaaaatgaaatgtttcag AGAGCCCCACAGCCAAATTGAGAAGCGCAGGCGGGACAAGATGAATAACCTGATCGATGAGCTGTCGGCCATGATCCCCACCTGCCACTCGATGTCCCGCAAGCTGGACAAGCTGACTGTGCTCCGCATGGCTGTGCAGCATCTCAAATCTCTCAGAG GGGCCTCCAGCTCTTTTTCTGAAGCCAACTACAAGCCTTCGTTCCTGCCCGACGACGAGCTCAGACACCTCATCCTCAGG GCCGCTGATGGCTTCCTGTTTGTTGTGGGCTGTGATCGTGGGAAAATCCTCTTTGTGTCCGAATCAGTATCCAAGATACTCAACTACAATCGG ACGGACCTGATCGGACAGAGTTTGTTTGACTACGTCCACCCGAAGGACATCGGCAAGGTGAAAGAGCAGCTGTCTTCCTCTGAGCTCTATCCACGCGAACGCCTCATAGATGCCAAAA CTGGCCTGCAGGTCCAGGCTGAGCTCCCTGTGGGGTCCGCTCGCCTGTGCTCCGGGGCCCGCAGGTCCTTCTTCTGCCGCATGAAGTACAACCGGGTGGTGGTGAAGCTGGAGGACAAGGAGCCGCAGCCCAGCACCTCCAAGAGGAAAG AGTTGCAGAGGTACTGCGCGGTCCACTGCACGGGCTACCTGCGCAGTTGGCCCgccagccagcagggggcggaaGAGGGCGAGGGCGACGCCGAGCCTGAGAAGGAGGGCTTCCACTTCAGCTGCCTGGTGGCCATCGGGCGGGTTCACCCCCTGACCGCGCCTCCCCTGACCGCGCCCCCCCTGACCACGCCCCAGCCCAACGGGGAGGTGCAGGTCAAGCCCACCGAGTTCGTCACACGGTACGCCATGGATGGGAAGTTCACCTTCGTGGATCAGAG AGCCACCACCGTTCTGGGGTTCTTGCCTCAGGAGCTCCTGGGAACGTCCTGCTACGAGTACTTCCACCAGGACGACCTCCCGCACCTGGCTGAGCGACACAGAAAAG TTCTACGAAGCAAAGAGAAGATTGAAACGAACCACTACAAGTTCAAAACAAAATACGGCTCTTTTGTCACTCTGCAGAGCCAGTGGTTTAGTTTTATAAATCCATGGACCAAAGAAGTAGAATATATAGTATCAACCAACACGGTCATATC CCGCACAGCGGCATCAGGAGACAAGCTGGAGCAGCCGGGCGAGGCCAAGGCTTCAGAGG AAGACGCTAAGAAGGCCTTTTCTATCATTCCGGGAATCCCCAGCAGCTGTGGCACCATGATTTACGCAGGGAGCATCGGCACCCAAATTGCTAATGAGATGCTGGACTTCAACAG GCTGAACTCCTCTCCGTCGAGTGGCACGGTCAGCCCCTTCAGTCTGGCCCAGGACAAGTCCCCGCTCACGCTCGCTCTGACCAGTAACACCGCCAAT GTGCTAAACGGAGACGTGACGGACCccgagcatgctgggaagtcgGGATCGGAAGGAGAAGGTCCTTTAGCCTCGTGTTCCAGCAGCGACGTGATGATGG CAGGTGCGAGCGCCCACCTGGACCTGGACACGGTGGTCGGGCCGGGCCTCGGTAGCCTTAGCAACGACGAGGCGGCCATGGCGGTGATCATGAGCCTGCTGGAGACCGACACCAACCTGGGCGAGGCGGTGGACTTCGACGAGATGCACTG GGGCCGGAGCGCCGTTTCAGGGCCGCTTGCGCGAGGTTAG
- the arntl2 gene encoding aryl hydrocarbon receptor nuclear translocator-like protein 2 isoform X2, whose amino-acid sequence MSAGDAAPGGGDGAEGDRTGEVLGEDSSSLSVSLSGLMSPSPRGPPAPANEQHRKRKGSTDNQEPHSQIEKRRRDKMNNLIDELSAMIPTCHSMSRKLDKLTVLRMAVQHLKSLRGASSSFSEANYKPSFLPDDELRHLILRAADGFLFVVGCDRGKILFVSESVSKILNYNRTDLIGQSLFDYVHPKDIGKVKEQLSSSELYPRERLIDAKTGLQVQAELPVGSARLCSGARRSFFCRMKYNRVVVKLEDKEPQPSTSKRKELQRYCAVHCTGYLRSWPASQQGAEEGEGDAEPEKEGFHFSCLVAIGRVHPLTAPPLTAPPLTTPQPNGEVQVKPTEFVTRYAMDGKFTFVDQRATTVLGFLPQELLGTSCYEYFHQDDLPHLAERHRKVLRSKEKIETNHYKFKTKYGSFVTLQSQWFSFINPWTKEVEYIVSTNTVISRTAASGDKLEQPGEAKASEEDAKKAFSIIPGIPSSCGTMIYAGSIGTQIANEMLDFNRLNSSPSSGTVSPFSLAQDKSPLTLALTSNTANVLNGDVTDPEHAGKSGSEGEGPLASCSSSDVMMAGASAHLDLDTVVGPGLGSLSNDEAAMAVIMSLLETDTNLGEAVDFDEMHWGRSAVSGPLARG is encoded by the exons gggagGTGCTGGGTGAAGACAGCtccagcctctctgtctctctctctggcctgatgagcccctcccccagaggcCCCCCCGCGCCCGCCAATGAGCAGCACAGGAAGCGCAAGGGCAGCACGGACAACCA AGAGCCCCACAGCCAAATTGAGAAGCGCAGGCGGGACAAGATGAATAACCTGATCGATGAGCTGTCGGCCATGATCCCCACCTGCCACTCGATGTCCCGCAAGCTGGACAAGCTGACTGTGCTCCGCATGGCTGTGCAGCATCTCAAATCTCTCAGAG GGGCCTCCAGCTCTTTTTCTGAAGCCAACTACAAGCCTTCGTTCCTGCCCGACGACGAGCTCAGACACCTCATCCTCAGG GCCGCTGATGGCTTCCTGTTTGTTGTGGGCTGTGATCGTGGGAAAATCCTCTTTGTGTCCGAATCAGTATCCAAGATACTCAACTACAATCGG ACGGACCTGATCGGACAGAGTTTGTTTGACTACGTCCACCCGAAGGACATCGGCAAGGTGAAAGAGCAGCTGTCTTCCTCTGAGCTCTATCCACGCGAACGCCTCATAGATGCCAAAA CTGGCCTGCAGGTCCAGGCTGAGCTCCCTGTGGGGTCCGCTCGCCTGTGCTCCGGGGCCCGCAGGTCCTTCTTCTGCCGCATGAAGTACAACCGGGTGGTGGTGAAGCTGGAGGACAAGGAGCCGCAGCCCAGCACCTCCAAGAGGAAAG AGTTGCAGAGGTACTGCGCGGTCCACTGCACGGGCTACCTGCGCAGTTGGCCCgccagccagcagggggcggaaGAGGGCGAGGGCGACGCCGAGCCTGAGAAGGAGGGCTTCCACTTCAGCTGCCTGGTGGCCATCGGGCGGGTTCACCCCCTGACCGCGCCTCCCCTGACCGCGCCCCCCCTGACCACGCCCCAGCCCAACGGGGAGGTGCAGGTCAAGCCCACCGAGTTCGTCACACGGTACGCCATGGATGGGAAGTTCACCTTCGTGGATCAGAG AGCCACCACCGTTCTGGGGTTCTTGCCTCAGGAGCTCCTGGGAACGTCCTGCTACGAGTACTTCCACCAGGACGACCTCCCGCACCTGGCTGAGCGACACAGAAAAG TTCTACGAAGCAAAGAGAAGATTGAAACGAACCACTACAAGTTCAAAACAAAATACGGCTCTTTTGTCACTCTGCAGAGCCAGTGGTTTAGTTTTATAAATCCATGGACCAAAGAAGTAGAATATATAGTATCAACCAACACGGTCATATC CCGCACAGCGGCATCAGGAGACAAGCTGGAGCAGCCGGGCGAGGCCAAGGCTTCAGAGG AAGACGCTAAGAAGGCCTTTTCTATCATTCCGGGAATCCCCAGCAGCTGTGGCACCATGATTTACGCAGGGAGCATCGGCACCCAAATTGCTAATGAGATGCTGGACTTCAACAG GCTGAACTCCTCTCCGTCGAGTGGCACGGTCAGCCCCTTCAGTCTGGCCCAGGACAAGTCCCCGCTCACGCTCGCTCTGACCAGTAACACCGCCAAT GTGCTAAACGGAGACGTGACGGACCccgagcatgctgggaagtcgGGATCGGAAGGAGAAGGTCCTTTAGCCTCGTGTTCCAGCAGCGACGTGATGATGG CAGGTGCGAGCGCCCACCTGGACCTGGACACGGTGGTCGGGCCGGGCCTCGGTAGCCTTAGCAACGACGAGGCGGCCATGGCGGTGATCATGAGCCTGCTGGAGACCGACACCAACCTGGGCGAGGCGGTGGACTTCGACGAGATGCACTG GGGCCGGAGCGCCGTTTCAGGGCCGCTTGCGCGAGGTTAG
- the arntl2 gene encoding aryl hydrocarbon receptor nuclear translocator-like protein 2 isoform X3: protein MKLKKEESGEPHSQIEKRRRDKMNNLIDELSAMIPTCHSMSRKLDKLTVLRMAVQHLKSLRGASSSFSEANYKPSFLPDDELRHLILRAADGFLFVVGCDRGKILFVSESVSKILNYNRTDLIGQSLFDYVHPKDIGKVKEQLSSSELYPRERLIDAKTGLQVQAELPVGSARLCSGARRSFFCRMKYNRVVVKLEDKEPQPSTSKRKELQRYCAVHCTGYLRSWPASQQGAEEGEGDAEPEKEGFHFSCLVAIGRVHPLTAPPLTAPPLTTPQPNGEVQVKPTEFVTRYAMDGKFTFVDQRATTVLGFLPQELLGTSCYEYFHQDDLPHLAERHRKVLRSKEKIETNHYKFKTKYGSFVTLQSQWFSFINPWTKEVEYIVSTNTVISRTAASGDKLEQPGEAKASEEDAKKAFSIIPGIPSSCGTMIYAGSIGTQIANEMLDFNRLNSSPSSGTVSPFSLAQDKSPLTLALTSNTANVLNGDVTDPEHAGKSGSEGEGPLASCSSSDVMMAGASAHLDLDTVVGPGLGSLSNDEAAMAVIMSLLETDTNLGEAVDFDEMHWGRSAVSGPLARG, encoded by the exons ATGAaacttaaaaaagaagaaagcgg AGAGCCCCACAGCCAAATTGAGAAGCGCAGGCGGGACAAGATGAATAACCTGATCGATGAGCTGTCGGCCATGATCCCCACCTGCCACTCGATGTCCCGCAAGCTGGACAAGCTGACTGTGCTCCGCATGGCTGTGCAGCATCTCAAATCTCTCAGAG GGGCCTCCAGCTCTTTTTCTGAAGCCAACTACAAGCCTTCGTTCCTGCCCGACGACGAGCTCAGACACCTCATCCTCAGG GCCGCTGATGGCTTCCTGTTTGTTGTGGGCTGTGATCGTGGGAAAATCCTCTTTGTGTCCGAATCAGTATCCAAGATACTCAACTACAATCGG ACGGACCTGATCGGACAGAGTTTGTTTGACTACGTCCACCCGAAGGACATCGGCAAGGTGAAAGAGCAGCTGTCTTCCTCTGAGCTCTATCCACGCGAACGCCTCATAGATGCCAAAA CTGGCCTGCAGGTCCAGGCTGAGCTCCCTGTGGGGTCCGCTCGCCTGTGCTCCGGGGCCCGCAGGTCCTTCTTCTGCCGCATGAAGTACAACCGGGTGGTGGTGAAGCTGGAGGACAAGGAGCCGCAGCCCAGCACCTCCAAGAGGAAAG AGTTGCAGAGGTACTGCGCGGTCCACTGCACGGGCTACCTGCGCAGTTGGCCCgccagccagcagggggcggaaGAGGGCGAGGGCGACGCCGAGCCTGAGAAGGAGGGCTTCCACTTCAGCTGCCTGGTGGCCATCGGGCGGGTTCACCCCCTGACCGCGCCTCCCCTGACCGCGCCCCCCCTGACCACGCCCCAGCCCAACGGGGAGGTGCAGGTCAAGCCCACCGAGTTCGTCACACGGTACGCCATGGATGGGAAGTTCACCTTCGTGGATCAGAG AGCCACCACCGTTCTGGGGTTCTTGCCTCAGGAGCTCCTGGGAACGTCCTGCTACGAGTACTTCCACCAGGACGACCTCCCGCACCTGGCTGAGCGACACAGAAAAG TTCTACGAAGCAAAGAGAAGATTGAAACGAACCACTACAAGTTCAAAACAAAATACGGCTCTTTTGTCACTCTGCAGAGCCAGTGGTTTAGTTTTATAAATCCATGGACCAAAGAAGTAGAATATATAGTATCAACCAACACGGTCATATC CCGCACAGCGGCATCAGGAGACAAGCTGGAGCAGCCGGGCGAGGCCAAGGCTTCAGAGG AAGACGCTAAGAAGGCCTTTTCTATCATTCCGGGAATCCCCAGCAGCTGTGGCACCATGATTTACGCAGGGAGCATCGGCACCCAAATTGCTAATGAGATGCTGGACTTCAACAG GCTGAACTCCTCTCCGTCGAGTGGCACGGTCAGCCCCTTCAGTCTGGCCCAGGACAAGTCCCCGCTCACGCTCGCTCTGACCAGTAACACCGCCAAT GTGCTAAACGGAGACGTGACGGACCccgagcatgctgggaagtcgGGATCGGAAGGAGAAGGTCCTTTAGCCTCGTGTTCCAGCAGCGACGTGATGATGG CAGGTGCGAGCGCCCACCTGGACCTGGACACGGTGGTCGGGCCGGGCCTCGGTAGCCTTAGCAACGACGAGGCGGCCATGGCGGTGATCATGAGCCTGCTGGAGACCGACACCAACCTGGGCGAGGCGGTGGACTTCGACGAGATGCACTG GGGCCGGAGCGCCGTTTCAGGGCCGCTTGCGCGAGGTTAG